A region from the Candidatus Magasanikbacteria bacterium genome encodes:
- a CDS encoding NUDIX domain-containing protein: MKHTITVGVFGIITNEQGEVLLCHRNDYNLWNLPGGSLEKGETPWQCMIREAKEETGLDVEVSRFMGIYAKPHKDEIVFMFVCNVIGGKLTLNEEARDLRYFTLDSIPKNTVPKQVERLKHYFADKNKVYLEEQGGKSSIDMVKAGNL, translated from the coding sequence ATGAAACATACAATAACAGTTGGGGTTTTTGGGATAATTACAAACGAACAAGGTGAAGTTTTGCTTTGTCATCGTAATGATTACAATTTATGGAATCTTCCCGGTGGCAGTCTTGAAAAAGGCGAAACTCCTTGGCAATGCATGATTCGTGAAGCAAAAGAAGAAACTGGCTTAGATGTAGAAGTCTCTCGTTTTATGGGTATTTACGCAAAACCTCATAAAGATGAAATAGTTTTTATGTTCGTTTGTAATGTAATTGGTGGAAAACTCACATTAAATGAAGAAGCTAGAGATTTAAGATATTTTACCTTAGATAGTATCCCTAAAAACACTGTGCCTAAACAAGTTGAAAGGTTGAAACATTATTTTGCAGATAAGAATAAAGTATATTTAGAGGAGCAAGGAGGAAAGTCATCGATAGACATGGTTAAAGCGGGAAATTTATAA
- a CDS encoding fibronectin type III domain-containing protein yields the protein MLLEKNRILQKISPIFTGYILVFSLIIFIFIANTTQAAVVLEDTFTGTTINTSKWNEVDATGVGGSSGSIQQNDALTIVGDGANWGGVRLVSQDSFLRSSTPMLQTDFSVSVTGQFGAPIAYGPNDILNHATNENYALIVHNSGSFYIARRYNNAWATLTSTGVAIVANRRYRAIINIGTSAGATFELYQDTNGDGDFNDVGEDIDLFAGGVNSIADGTFSTGYFITASHSSSLTTTIYSSIVSDSSVPTTVPDAPTSLTATSSSTEMVLSWTAPVNNGGVSITDYKVEYKLASEPTTWSTFADGTSTTTTTTVTGLTNGLSYDFRVSATNTNGTSNASSISSATPISSTPTVPTANTITITGLVSVGELITGNYTFNDVNGDSEATSLYRWLKADTADGTYSAISGETSINYTVASSDLNKYFKFEVTPIADTTPITGNAYLSSATSQVNELSYFNHILSTGQSLSEGQNGSPALSTSQPYSNKMLSGSSLVPLIESSVETMSSAMANTLTALSPDGSFQSAVTRHGIGGTAYSGLKKGTSAYNNGLSQTTDVKNAATALGLTDRVIGVTAIHGESDQLAGNGGLYQGYLEAWQSDYETDIKAITGQTRTIPLFTDQMSSFNWYNAAFPSITLDQLSAAEDNPDKIVLVTPKYFFTYSDSAHLTNVGYRWLGEYYGKVIKKVVIDGEAWRPLSPDTIVRNDNVIYAQFHVPAGELAFDTSLVSARNNYGFEYYDSTTSASISSVELLDSETVKVTLDSTPTGSGQKLRYAYTGVAGTVPGAQIVGSPAGNLRDTDPTSSLYGNTLYNWAVHFDKVITEDFTLPINSSITSIPTSITTAIAWATNEAGSSIVDYGLTSSYTTSTIETNTPTRVTDHSISLSNLLPCTRYHYRVRSKDLAQNQGTSSDNTFTTLGCTGSAAVEEIKFSTVTVSTGATINFNSGTANLSLNVPANFSSTLNYSVEFQLNKLNTNAVILTTNTPSETSIVGEHTYNLTAFEDVNTAIQNFDKNIVITITYIDSDVSELDETTLAIYYWTGSAWSVLDNCSVNTTANTVSCETNHFTTFGVFGSAASSVSGGGGYVLPHSIGNGTTDTSIGMGQTKSGFIINTKGKNFLAYINSMIGFVAYRNNKKYIVKIEELDMSDRRIKLVLNPDPVAIYLYPKQTKNIDLNKDGINDIKIKYNELLKNRIDLTFTKLENKKIKEQVEKQENTSTSKKQSYKFTRSLRVGMSGRDVKELQKYLNNNRFTLSSKGESGSSGYETEFFGRATKNALIKFQNKYYNEILKPVKLSVGTGYFGPSTIKFVNDSNNKIIEKTEQSIKKQVEVKKEIKTSSLFTKGLEIGMKNNDVRRLQKLLSTLPSIYLERLTTGYFGILTEKAVQRFQLKYGVIKDSTDIGFGYVGPSTRSKLNEVFGE from the coding sequence ATGTTATTAGAAAAAAATAGAATTTTACAAAAAATATCACCAATATTTACAGGTTATATTTTAGTTTTTTCTTTAATTATTTTTATTTTTATTGCAAATACAACTCAGGCAGCTGTTGTACTAGAGGATACATTTACAGGTACCACTATTAATACTTCTAAATGGAATGAAGTTGATGCTACGGGAGTTGGTGGTTCTTCGGGTTCAATTCAACAAAATGATGCATTAACAATAGTAGGAGACGGTGCTAATTGGGGTGGTGTTAGATTGGTTAGTCAAGATAGTTTTCTTAGATCATCTACTCCTATGTTGCAGACGGATTTTTCAGTTAGTGTTACGGGGCAGTTTGGCGCTCCTATTGCGTATGGCCCTAATGACATACTAAATCATGCAACTAATGAAAATTATGCGTTGATAGTTCATAATTCAGGGAGTTTTTATATAGCTCGTCGTTATAACAATGCTTGGGCTACTCTAACTAGCACAGGAGTTGCTATTGTCGCTAATAGACGCTATAGAGCTATTATCAATATTGGAACATCAGCAGGAGCAACTTTTGAATTGTATCAAGATACCAATGGTGACGGAGATTTTAATGACGTCGGTGAGGATATAGACCTATTTGCTGGAGGAGTAAATTCTATTGCAGACGGTACTTTTTCTACAGGATATTTTATTACTGCCAGTCATTCTTCATCATTAACAACAACTATTTACAGTTCAATTGTTTCAGATTCTTCAGTGCCAACCACTGTTCCTGACGCTCCCACCAGTCTAACTGCAACTTCATCTAGTACAGAAATGGTTCTTTCTTGGACAGCTCCAGTTAATAATGGAGGAGTATCTATTACTGACTATAAAGTAGAATATAAATTAGCTTCAGAACCGACTACTTGGTCTACTTTCGCAGATGGGACTTCTACAACCACTACTACTACTGTCACAGGTCTAACCAATGGACTTAGCTATGACTTTAGAGTGTCAGCAACTAATACTAATGGTACTAGTAATGCTTCTTCGATTTCTTCGGCTACTCCAATATCCAGCACTCCAACTGTGCCAACTGCTAATACAATAACTATAACTGGATTAGTATCGGTTGGAGAATTAATCACAGGTAATTACACTTTTAATGATGTAAATGGCGATAGTGAAGCAACTTCTTTATATCGTTGGTTAAAAGCAGATACGGCAGATGGAACATATTCAGCTATTTCTGGAGAAACTAGTATCAATTATACAGTTGCCTCTAGTGATTTAAATAAATATTTTAAATTTGAAGTTACTCCAATAGCAGATACTACACCTATTACTGGTAATGCTTATTTGAGCTCAGCAACTTCTCAAGTAAATGAGTTGAGTTATTTTAATCATATTTTATCTACAGGTCAAAGTTTATCCGAAGGTCAGAATGGTTCTCCAGCCCTATCTACTAGTCAACCATATAGCAATAAAATGTTAAGCGGTTCATCTTTAGTACCTTTAATAGAAAGTAGTGTAGAAACAATGAGCAGTGCTATGGCAAATACTCTTACAGCTTTATCTCCAGACGGTAGTTTTCAATCAGCTGTTACTCGTCATGGTATTGGAGGAACAGCATATTCTGGGTTAAAGAAAGGTACTTCAGCATACAATAATGGTTTATCTCAGACTACTGATGTTAAAAATGCAGCTACTGCACTTGGTCTGACAGACAGAGTGATTGGGGTGACAGCTATACATGGAGAGTCTGATCAATTAGCTGGTAATGGAGGTCTTTATCAAGGGTATTTAGAAGCATGGCAGTCTGATTATGAAACAGATATCAAAGCAATTACTGGTCAAACCAGAACCATTCCATTATTTACCGATCAAATGAGTTCATTTAATTGGTATAATGCCGCGTTTCCTTCGATTACTCTCGATCAATTATCAGCAGCTGAAGATAATCCAGATAAGATCGTGTTGGTAACTCCAAAATATTTTTTCACTTATTCAGATTCAGCTCATTTAACAAATGTCGGTTATCGTTGGCTCGGAGAATATTATGGTAAAGTTATAAAAAAAGTTGTCATTGATGGTGAGGCTTGGAGACCTCTTAGTCCAGATACTATTGTAAGAAATGATAATGTTATCTATGCTCAATTTCATGTACCAGCAGGAGAATTAGCTTTTGATACTTCTTTAGTTAGTGCTCGTAACAATTATGGTTTTGAATACTATGATTCGACTACTTCAGCAAGTATTAGTAGTGTGGAGCTATTAGATTCAGAAACTGTTAAAGTAACTTTAGACAGTACTCCAACTGGTAGTGGTCAAAAACTTCGTTATGCATATACTGGAGTAGCTGGAACTGTACCAGGTGCTCAAATTGTTGGGTCTCCTGCTGGTAATCTTCGTGATACCGATCCTACCTCATCACTTTATGGTAATACATTATATAATTGGGCAGTACATTTTGATAAGGTAATAACTGAAGATTTTACTCTGCCAATTAATTCTAGCATTACTTCCATTCCAACTTCAATTACAACAGCTATTGCTTGGGCTACCAATGAAGCAGGTTCTAGTATAGTAGATTATGGACTTACCTCTAGTTATACTACATCTACTATTGAAACAAATACACCAACACGTGTAACTGATCATAGTATTTCATTGTCTAATCTTTTACCTTGTACAAGATATCATTACCGAGTTAGATCAAAAGATTTAGCCCAAAACCAAGGCACAAGTTCCGATAATACTTTTACAACTTTAGGTTGTACAGGCTCAGCAGCGGTTGAAGAAATAAAATTTAGCACAGTTACTGTTTCCACTGGAGCTACTATTAATTTTAATTCTGGCACAGCAAATCTTTCTTTAAATGTGCCAGCTAATTTTTCTTCTACTCTTAATTATAGTGTTGAATTTCAATTAAATAAACTAAACACTAATGCTGTAATATTAACTACGAATACTCCTAGTGAAACAAGTATAGTGGGTGAACATACCTACAATTTGACCGCTTTTGAAGATGTGAATACAGCTATACAAAATTTTGATAAAAATATAGTTATTACCATTACTTATATTGATAGTGATGTAAGCGAATTAGATGAAACTACATTGGCTATTTATTATTGGACTGGTAGTGCTTGGTCTGTTTTAGATAATTGTTCAGTAAATACAACAGCTAATACTGTGTCTTGTGAGACTAATCATTTCACTACTTTTGGTGTATTTGGTTCAGCTGCTAGTAGTGTTAGCGGGGGTGGTGGATACGTCTTGCCACATTCAATTGGAAATGGAACAACGGACACTAGTATTGGTATGGGTCAAACAAAATCTGGGTTTATTATAAATACAAAAGGAAAAAACTTTTTAGCTTATATAAATTCTATGATTGGTTTTGTAGCTTACAGAAACAATAAAAAGTATATCGTTAAAATTGAGGAGTTAGATATGTCGGATAGAAGAATAAAGCTTGTTCTAAATCCTGATCCTGTTGCCATATATTTATATCCAAAACAGACAAAGAATATTGATTTAAATAAAGATGGTATAAATGATATTAAAATTAAATATAACGAGTTGTTAAAAAACAGAATTGATTTAACTTTTACTAAATTAGAGAACAAAAAAATAAAAGAACAAGTTGAAAAACAAGAAAATACTTCTACTTCTAAGAAACAAAGCTATAAATTTACTCGTAGTTTAAGAGTTGGAATGTCAGGAAGAGATGTAAAAGAATTACAAAAGTATTTAAATAATAATAGATTTACACTTTCATCAAAAGGTGAGTCTGGGTCATCTGGCTATGAAACAGAATTTTTTGGTAGAGCTACTAAAAATGCTTTAATTAAATTTCAAAATAAATATTATAATGAAATACTTAAGCCAGTAAAGTTATCTGTTGGTACTGGGTATTTTGGTCCATCTACAATTAAGTTTGTTAATGATTCTAATAATAAAATAATAGAAAAAACAGAACAATCCATTAAAAAACAAGTAGAAGTTAAAAAAGAAATAAAAACATCTTCTTTATTCACAAAAGGATTAGAAATAGGAATGAAAAATAATGATGTTAGAAGATTACAAAAATTATTATCTACCTTACCTTCCATATATTTAGAAAGATTAACAACAGGATATTTTGGAATACTCACAGAAAAAGCAGTTCAAAGATTCCAATTAAAATACGGTGTAATAAAGGATAGTACTGATATTGGTTTTGGTTATGTCGGGCCAAGTACTAGAAGTAAATTGAACGAAGTGTTTGGGGAATAA
- a CDS encoding DUF2164 domain-containing protein, giving the protein MNKIKRRWDILSSEERKYFVRELITFFAEERDEEPGMIAGEEVLDFFLQNIGENIYNKGVEDSKDVLKNRFDDLEIDLELLLKK; this is encoded by the coding sequence ATGAACAAAATAAAAAGAAGGTGGGATATACTTTCAAGTGAAGAAAGGAAATATTTTGTCAGGGAATTAATTACTTTTTTTGCAGAAGAGCGAGATGAAGAACCTGGAATGATAGCTGGAGAGGAAGTTTTGGATTTTTTCTTACAAAATATTGGAGAAAATATTTATAATAAAGGAGTAGAGGATTCAAAAGATGTTTTAAAAAATCGTTTTGATGATTTGGAGATAGATTTGGAGCTTTTACTTAAAAAATAA
- a CDS encoding DUF302 domain-containing protein gives MKYGYSKKVDLSFEETIEKTKAELQKEQFGVLTEIDVKSTLKNKLNVDFENYIILGACNPPNAYKTLQAEIEIGLLLPCNVIVYQKNSDTFVSAILPTVAMSFVENKDLENTAQIIEEKLKKVIDNI, from the coding sequence ATGAAATACGGATATAGTAAAAAAGTGGATCTTTCTTTTGAAGAAACAATAGAAAAGACAAAAGCAGAGCTACAAAAAGAGCAGTTTGGAGTTCTTACGGAAATAGATGTAAAATCAACATTAAAAAATAAACTTAATGTTGATTTTGAAAACTATATTATTTTGGGTGCTTGCAATCCGCCAAATGCTTACAAAACACTTCAAGCCGAGATTGAAATTGGGTTGTTGTTGCCTTGCAATGTGATAGTTTACCAAAAAAATAGTGATACTTTTGTTTCCGCCATACTTCCAACTGTTGCAATGAGCTTTGTGGAGAATAAAGATCTGGAAAATACGGCACAAATTATAGAAGAAAAGCTAAAAAAAGTAATTGATAATATATAA
- a CDS encoding copper-translocating P-type ATPase, protein MKKYKCPKCKMEYSKPGKCEMDGTKLVKMKGSHNKHKDVKGHSKKSANHNHHKMMMKDYKKRFIVSAIITVPILVLSPLVQGLLNFELSFVGDKYVLFALSSFIFFWGGKPFLKGIFTELRQKKPGMMTLIALAISVAYFYSTAVVFGLKGKYFFWELATLIDVMLLGHYIEMKSIIGASKALEKLAELMPSTAHLLKNGDVVDVKISKLKKNDVVLIKAGEKFPADGIIVKGSSYINESMLTGESKPVKKGLKAVVIGGSINGDKILEVKVSGTGEDSYLAKVINLVKQAQESKSKTEKLADVAARWLTMIAIVAGFGTFVYWFFYGPDLAFAIERLATVMVIACPHALGLAIPLVNSVSTSVSAKNGLLIKNRTAFENAKKITTIVFDKTGTLTEGKFGVSSIVLFDKKYKEKQVLQFATSLEKNSEHPIAKGIIEKAKEYKLKILKVSKFKVLKGEGVEGVVNKQKIQLISKKALEKRKLKIPKNIKIDDVATLVFIVVDKDLVGVFTLEDKIRKESFEAISELKNRGIKCFMLTGDNKKIAKNVSDKLKLNGFFAEVLPHEKQEKIKELQEKGEFVAMAGDGINDAPALALADVGIAIGSGTDVAAETADIVLVNSNPKDVVSLIIFGKATYRKMIQNLFWATGYNAVAIPLAAGVLIGYGVVISPAIGAGMMSLSTVIVAINARLLKLKK, encoded by the coding sequence ATGAAAAAATATAAATGTCCAAAATGTAAGATGGAATATAGTAAACCGGGAAAATGTGAAATGGACGGAACAAAACTTGTAAAAATGAAAGGCTCACATAATAAACATAAAGATGTAAAAGGGCATAGTAAGAAAAGTGCAAATCATAATCATCACAAAATGATGATGAAAGATTATAAAAAAAGATTTATTGTTTCCGCAATTATTACAGTGCCAATTTTGGTACTTTCTCCTCTTGTTCAGGGTTTATTAAATTTTGAACTAAGTTTTGTTGGTGATAAATATGTTTTGTTTGCTCTTTCTAGTTTTATATTTTTTTGGGGTGGAAAGCCATTTTTAAAAGGTATTTTTACAGAATTAAGGCAGAAAAAACCGGGAATGATGACGCTAATTGCTTTGGCAATTTCTGTTGCTTATTTTTATAGCACCGCAGTTGTTTTTGGACTAAAAGGAAAGTATTTTTTTTGGGAGCTTGCTACTTTAATAGATGTAATGCTTTTGGGACATTATATAGAAATGAAATCTATAATTGGAGCATCAAAAGCACTGGAAAAATTGGCAGAACTTATGCCAAGCACAGCCCATTTACTAAAAAATGGAGATGTAGTAGATGTTAAAATATCAAAACTTAAAAAAAATGATGTTGTTTTAATTAAAGCTGGTGAAAAGTTTCCAGCAGACGGAATAATTGTAAAAGGATCTAGTTATATAAACGAGTCTATGCTTACGGGTGAATCTAAGCCTGTAAAAAAAGGATTGAAAGCGGTTGTAATAGGAGGCTCTATAAATGGGGATAAAATTTTGGAGGTTAAAGTTTCTGGAACGGGAGAAGATTCTTATCTTGCAAAAGTTATAAACTTGGTAAAACAGGCTCAAGAATCAAAATCTAAAACCGAAAAACTTGCAGATGTTGCAGCTCGCTGGCTTACAATGATAGCAATAGTTGCAGGATTTGGAACTTTTGTGTATTGGTTTTTTTATGGACCAGATTTGGCTTTTGCAATAGAGAGGTTGGCAACTGTTATGGTGATTGCTTGTCCGCACGCTTTAGGACTTGCAATTCCTCTTGTAAATTCTGTCTCAACATCTGTTTCTGCAAAAAACGGTCTTTTAATTAAAAATAGAACTGCATTTGAAAATGCAAAAAAGATAACAACAATTGTTTTTGATAAAACAGGAACACTTACAGAAGGAAAATTTGGAGTAAGTTCTATTGTTTTGTTTGATAAAAAATACAAAGAAAAGCAGGTTTTACAGTTTGCAACTTCTTTGGAAAAAAATTCAGAACACCCAATTGCAAAAGGAATTATCGAAAAAGCAAAGGAGTATAAACTAAAAATATTAAAAGTATCAAAATTTAAAGTTTTAAAAGGTGAAGGTGTGGAAGGTGTTGTAAATAAACAAAAAATTCAACTTATAAGTAAAAAAGCTTTAGAAAAAAGAAAATTGAAAATACCAAAAAATATAAAAATAGACGATGTTGCTACTCTTGTTTTTATAGTTGTGGACAAAGATTTGGTAGGAGTTTTTACTCTAGAAGATAAAATAAGAAAGGAATCCTTTGAAGCAATTTCAGAGCTAAAAAATAGGGGAATTAAGTGTTTTATGCTGACAGGAGACAACAAAAAAATTGCAAAAAATGTTTCTGATAAATTAAAATTGAATGGATTTTTTGCAGAAGTTTTGCCACACGAAAAACAGGAAAAGATAAAAGAACTACAAGAAAAAGGAGAGTTTGTGGCAATGGCTGGAGACGGCATAAACGATGCTCCCGCATTAGCTTTGGCAGATGTTGGTATAGCGATTGGGTCTGGCACAGATGTGGCAGCCGAGACTGCGGACATAGTTTTGGTAAATAGCAATCCAAAAGATGTTGTTTCATTAATTATTTTTGGAAAAGCAACTTACAGAAAAATGATACAAAATTTATTTTGGGCAACTGGGTACAATGCTGTAGCCATACCTTTGGCAGCAGGGGTTTTGATTGGGTACGGAGTTGTGATTTCGCCAGCAATTGGCGCAGGAATGATGTCGCTTAGTACTGTAATTGTTGCTATAAATGCAAGATTATTAAAGTTGAAAAAATAA
- a CDS encoding radical SAM protein — protein MEYKTQIKGLEVETENIIYEIEFGQIQIEITGRCNMSCQHCRADNQVRKDMPINQIVKIIKFARQFSQNYKEIVISGGEPLLHDSFEDVLRQVRFSGGDFVTLTTNGLLLTKKHLSLIKELNFQRFVLSISLDNLDPKKHDSFRVYDGAFSKAVDALKLVVESNIPNLVASMRSTIQASQICEMEKMVNFAKNIGCKRVSFSAIHPAGKAIGRGDLWMTRDQKFSFLKEIYRLKKIFPDINVTTNDPLKCILRGKSDFGEEGELVFDGCGAAAITFNVNANGTMTPCALLDISMMNVFDLDIEQMNIKYQNNPIVRNMLGMNLKGKCGSCKIKYQCGGCRARALIQMGDYLEEDPHCCI, from the coding sequence ATGGAATATAAAACTCAAATAAAAGGCTTAGAGGTTGAAACAGAAAATATAATCTATGAAATAGAGTTTGGACAGATTCAGATTGAAATTACTGGAAGATGTAATATGAGTTGTCAGCACTGTCGAGCAGACAATCAGGTTAGGAAAGATATGCCAATTAATCAAATTGTGAAAATAATTAAATTTGCTAGGCAGTTCAGCCAAAATTATAAAGAAATTGTAATTTCTGGAGGGGAACCTTTATTGCATGATAGTTTTGAAGATGTTTTAAGGCAGGTAAGGTTCAGCGGTGGAGATTTTGTAACATTAACAACAAACGGTCTTTTACTTACAAAAAAACATCTTTCATTAATTAAAGAGTTAAATTTTCAGCGTTTCGTACTTTCTATAAGTTTGGATAATTTAGACCCAAAAAAACATGATAGTTTTCGTGTTTATGACGGTGCATTTTCAAAAGCTGTAGATGCATTAAAATTAGTTGTTGAAAGTAATATCCCAAATTTGGTGGCATCTATGCGTTCAACTATACAAGCATCACAAATTTGTGAAATGGAGAAAATGGTTAATTTTGCAAAAAATATTGGATGTAAAAGAGTTAGTTTTTCTGCTATACATCCTGCAGGAAAAGCAATAGGACGAGGAGATTTGTGGATGACCCGTGATCAAAAATTTTCTTTTTTGAAAGAAATTTATAGATTGAAAAAGATTTTTCCAGATATTAATGTGACAACAAACGACCCATTAAAATGTATTCTTAGAGGAAAAAGTGATTTTGGTGAAGAGGGTGAATTAGTTTTTGACGGTTGTGGAGCTGCGGCGATTACTTTTAATGTAAATGCTAATGGAACTATGACACCTTGTGCTTTATTAGATATTTCAATGATGAATGTTTTTGACTTAGATATAGAGCAAATGAATATTAAATATCAAAACAATCCAATAGTACGAAATATGCTTGGAATGAATTTAAAAGGTAAATGTGGGAGTTGTAAGATAAAATATCAGTGTGGGGGCTGTAGGGCGCGTGCTTTAATACAGATGGGCGACTATTTAGAAGAAGATCCTCATTGTTGTATTTAA
- a CDS encoding class I SAM-dependent methyltransferase: MNKHLKQFVIEKFNKPRKSLDLGAGNFSDVEDLKKIGWKADGVDLKTGVDLEYLFESKDKPFDLVYSNYVIHKIKNKKEFIKTIYINLKKDGWFFVQTFDKLDVNSKSDLSNEYLQKIFKDAGFYNIKTKVFDFYDNTKGHNHWHKILEIFGQKK, encoded by the coding sequence ATGAATAAACATTTGAAACAATTTGTAATAGAAAAATTTAATAAACCAAGAAAGTCTTTAGATTTGGGTGCAGGTAATTTTTCTGATGTTGAGGATTTAAAAAAAATAGGATGGAAAGCAGATGGTGTGGATTTGAAAACTGGAGTTGATTTGGAATATTTGTTTGAATCAAAAGATAAACCATTTGATTTAGTTTACTCAAATTATGTGATACATAAAATAAAAAATAAAAAAGAGTTTATTAAGACAATTTATATTAATTTAAAAAAAGATGGCTGGTTTTTTGTACAAACTTTTGATAAACTAGATGTAAATAGTAAGTCTGATTTATCTAATGAATATTTACAAAAAATATTTAAAGATGCAGGATTTTATAATATTAAAACAAAAGTTTTTGATTTCTATGACAACACAAAAGGACATAATCATTGGCATAAAATTTTAGAAATATTTGGGCAGAAAAAATAA
- a CDS encoding RNA-binding protein has product MSKKLFVGNISWGATEDDLGKLFAQYGTVEEAVIITDRATNRSKGFGFVTFGTEEEATAAIAALDGYELDGRAITVNEARPPKPRDDRY; this is encoded by the coding sequence ATGTCAAAGAAATTATTTGTAGGAAACATTAGCTGGGGAGCAACTGAAGACGATTTAGGAAAGTTGTTCGCACAGTACGGAACAGTTGAAGAAGCTGTTATAATTACTGACAGAGCTACTAACCGTTCAAAAGGATTCGGTTTTGTAACTTTTGGTACAGAAGAAGAAGCTACTGCCGCTATTGCAGCATTAGACGGGTATGAGCTAGACGGAAGAGCAATCACTGTTAACGAGGCAAGACCTCCAAAACCACGTGACGACCGTTACTAA
- a CDS encoding GAF domain-containing protein, whose protein sequence is MKKKKVHNKDGKILQDVKSFDYSRALDGASDFLQYLIRQQEVLAKVALKLASSSFSFEEKMNYTMQKIGEHTDVSRVYIFEDFKHKTHTKNTYEWVAKGVEPQIKKLKDIKYKDIPSFLKLLKTDGDFVVDDVKKLPTDLQEIFIPQNIKAIIIFPLKIQGKKFGFIGFDEDRRSRNWNKIEVDLIRIMSFLIASAFEQKHNHDKLKTQVERSEKMNKFLVNRELRITDLKKKLKRLTNKK, encoded by the coding sequence ATGAAGAAAAAGAAAGTTCACAATAAAGATGGAAAAATTTTGCAAGATGTAAAGTCTTTTGATTATAGTAGAGCACTAGACGGTGCTTCTGATTTTTTGCAATACCTAATTAGACAGCAGGAAGTTTTAGCAAAAGTAGCTCTTAAGTTGGCTTCATCTTCTTTTAGTTTCGAGGAAAAAATGAACTACACAATGCAAAAAATAGGCGAGCATACAGATGTTAGCCGTGTCTATATTTTTGAGGATTTTAAACATAAAACACACACAAAAAATACATACGAGTGGGTTGCAAAAGGTGTTGAGCCACAGATAAAAAAATTAAAAGATATAAAATATAAAGATATTCCTTCTTTTTTGAAATTATTAAAAACAGATGGCGATTTTGTTGTGGACGATGTAAAAAAATTACCAACAGATTTGCAGGAAATTTTTATACCACAAAACATAAAAGCTATTATTATTTTTCCACTTAAAATTCAAGGAAAAAAGTTTGGTTTTATTGGGTTTGATGAAGACAGAAGGTCCAGAAACTGGAATAAAATAGAGGTAGATTTAATTAGAATTATGTCTTTTTTAATTGCTAGTGCATTTGAGCAAAAACATAATCACGATAAACTTAAAACTCAAGTGGAGCGTTCAGAGAAAATGAATAAATTTTTGGTAAATAGAGAGCTTAGAATAACCGATTTAAAAAAGAAGTTAAAAAGGTTGACTAATAAAAAATAA